In one Chryseobacterium camelliae genomic region, the following are encoded:
- a CDS encoding regulatory protein RecX, translating to MEKKSFTFDEIKLKLVNYCVYQDRCHAEVEQKMKEFLLIEEAKEEIMLYLLKENYLNEERFTRSYIRGKFYIKHWGRNKIKMNLKQKQISEKLINSCFNEIDEADYEKTLQKIYEDYSSKQKSLKEYQKKAKTIKYLMSRGFEYESILNMLSV from the coding sequence ATGGAAAAGAAATCTTTCACTTTTGATGAAATTAAACTGAAACTGGTAAACTATTGTGTGTACCAGGATCGCTGTCACGCGGAAGTGGAGCAGAAAATGAAAGAGTTTCTTTTGATTGAGGAAGCTAAGGAAGAAATTATGCTTTATCTTCTGAAAGAAAATTATCTGAATGAAGAAAGGTTTACCAGAAGTTACATTCGTGGCAAATTTTACATCAAACATTGGGGCAGGAATAAAATTAAAATGAACCTGAAGCAAAAACAGATTTCTGAAAAGCTTATCAATTCCTGTTTTAATGAAATTGATGAAGCGGACTATGAAAAAACGCTTCAAAAAATCTATGAAGATTACTCTTCAAAACAGAAAAGTTTGAAAGAATATCAGAAAAAGGCAAAAACCATAAAATATTTAATGAGCCGGGGTTTTGAATATGAAAGTATTTTGAATATGTTGAGTGTTTAA